In Nitrospiraceae bacterium, the genomic window TCTTCCAGTCCTATCAAATGAATATTGAGAGCTTTGCCCTTGTAAAGATGATCCATCGAAAACCGCAGATCTTCGGCTATGGTCCCGACAGGGATTCGGATACCCGTAAATCGATTCGCGCCCGCCGTTCTGGCCCTTGAGAGATACCGATGCACCGAGTGCGTCATATTCTTCAGTTGTTCGCCCATCAGACTCCCCTGCTCTCCTTCCATGGCACGAGCCTCATTCGTCAGGACCGTTAAAGGATTCTTCAGCGCATGCGCCAAATTCGCGGTTTGGGTTCGAGCTCGCTCCAGGAGAGCCGCATTATGATCCAGGAGCGCATTCAATTCCGAAACAACCGGTTGCACTTCCCCTGGAAAACTTTCCGGCAGCCTGGCCGTTTTTCCCAATCGGGTTTCAGCCAAGGCCTGTTGTAAACGGGAAAGCGGGCGCAACCCGATCCGAATCTGAAAGAATACGGCACTCACCAATCCAACCCCCAATGCGGTCAAGGTGATCAACAACATTTTAGAAAATTCCATGACATCCTGATCAATATTGGAAACGGGACCTGCCACCACAAAGGTAAAGGAGGCTTGTGAATCGGGCAAAGTGACATTTTCAACGAGGCCGCGTAACGGCATACCGGCGGGCCCCCTGAAGATCTGATGTTGCAAACCGGTACCAATGCCCGGATCGACGACATCAAGGGTATGCTGCCACAGAGAACGGGAGCGGGCGACCAATTTCCCATTTTCGAGGATCTCCCAATACCAACCGGATAAGGGCCGGTGAAATCGAAGATTGGAAGGATTCCATGTCATCTCTAACCCCCCGGACCCGGCGGAAATTTCGCTGGCCGCAATATTGCCCTTGAGTTGATCAAACAAGAAATCATCAAATCGGCGTTCCACATGGGACCGAAAAAGAAGGATGAGCAGGACACCGACCACCACAAGTGTCACCACCACCCAGACACTCGATAGAATCAGCAGGCGCAGGGCAAGCGTGTTACGTTTCATGTACAAGCTCTGTGAGTTGGTATCCCTTACCCCTGTGAGTACTGATAAGAGAGGCCCCCAGCTTCTTTCTTAATCGATTGATTAAGACTTCAATTACATTGGAATCCAGATCAAAGTCCTGATTGTAGATATGTTCCGTGAGCTCCGTTTTAGATATGATGGCTCGAGGATGATGGAGAAAATACGATAAGGTACGAAATTCCAGGGCAGTCAACTCCACGGGTTGATCGTAGATGGTTACCCGCTGGCTACTCGTGTCGAGGGAGACTGACCCCCAAGTCAGGACTGCGGTGGCATGGCCCGCGGCTCGGCGAATGAGCGCTTCTATCCGGGCCACGACTTCTTCAACCTCAAAGGGTTTGGTCAGATAATCATCCGCGCCCGCCCGTAAACCCAACACCTTTTCCCGCCAGGTATCCCTGGCGGTTAAAATAAGAATAGGCATTGTGCGTCCCGCTTGTCGCCAACGTTGCAACACGGTCAAACCTTCACATTTCGGAAGACCCAGATCAAGAATCACGGCATCGTAGGATTCCGTCTGTCCGAAAAACTCCCCTTCCTCACCATCCCGGGCCACATCCACGACATACGCTCCTCGCTGCAAAGCCTGAGCTATCTGCCTGGCCACCTGGGGGTTATCTTCAACAACGAGCACTCTCATGGCATAAACGGGAGACAAACGATCCTTTTCATGGTGAGTGGTCTCGCTGCCCTTTGACCTTGAGGACCGCCATTGATCTGGCATCGTAATCGATTTTCAGCACATTGCCCTGAGGGGTCAGAAGCTTGACCTCATAGATCCAGCGCAGATCCTCCTCTTCTAATTCCAGCTCAATAATGATCCCCTCAAACTCCTTCTGTACTTTTTGAAACAATTGTTCAACAGGAACCACTTCGGCCTTTAATTGTTGATACCCGGGAATGTCGTCATCCGGATACGCCGGCGAAATAAATCCGAACAGAATCACCCCGAAAATCCACGGCAAAAACACTTTCTCGTTCCTGGGAATTTTCAGTCGATCAACGTTCATTTTCTCCCACCTCCTTTTCCCTTTTCGGACATCCGGAGAAAATCTCTCAGGAACAGAATCTTATCATGACCAACCTTACGCCAAGCTTAAAATTCTGTTACGCCCAAAATCAGGATATACACAGGACCGTCTCTCGTATCTTCACCGTAGGCACGCTCATGGGATCGATAGGCCATTGACAATAGCCGGTAGGCGGGGCAATTGGTCGGCATGAGACCACATGCGGGTATATCCTTGAAGACGAATAGCGGAAGGGCTGAAGCCCGAGATCCCGACCATCCATAACTCGAATTTCATTTCCTCCACCGATAGGAAGCCTACTCCCTCCATTCAAGGCCTTTCAAACTTTCCCATTCAGCCCCCACTCCTCATGCGCCCTGATATGCCTCGCGGCATTTCAAGAAAGTTTCGTCACACGGCCCATTCTAAAAGTGAATCGACGAAGGATCAGAATCCAAAAATTACCCGAGCTGCCGCAACTGGAAAGTGCTGATGTTCTGTCCGTTCCATCCCGAATCCGAATTGTATTTTTGCATGTTTGACTAGACGAACATGCAGTTGGGGCATCACTAACAGTAAATCAGGGCGCTTTGGTCGAGATTCCCAATTCATCTCTATTCCCATATGAAATGTTTTGGAGAATGAATACGTAAAGTTACTATTCACCAATCCCTCAAGATGCCCGTCAGAGCCGAGGTCCGTCAGTCGCACCCCCATCATATTCAGCATACTCCAATAGGTATTCATCCGATATCCAAAGAGATAGAGCAGGTCATTTTCGAACTCTCCGCCATCTCCAAACTCTCCAGGGTCATGTTCAAACTCTCCACCAGCATCATCAAACTGTACACGATGCCGATGGTATTCTCCGATGTATTGCCACCCATGTATAAAGCTGCCATTTTGGAGAAAATGAAATGTACCTTGCAATCCCAGTTTATAGCCTTTAACGACACCATCTTGCGTCGGCAATTCAAACTCAATTCCATAGCCATCTGCAAACGCATACTCAAATTCAGGATTGGCTCTAAATGCATCATCCTTGAAATTATATTGAAACAAGGTATTGAACTCGTAATCATGTTTATGTGATCTCATTGGTAAGACCAAATCAAAGACCATCGGTTCGAGGAGACCAGGAGAGGCGCTAAATGTTCCACCTTCAGATGCGTAGCTCATATTCGAAATAGTCATGACAAGAAGAAACCAGGCTGAAATTTTTGATCTTTTCATGCCTGATTTTCTCTCCGTCCTTTCTCCTTACATTCATTACCCTGCCCCTATCTGAAATCGCATCCTAACGATCCAACATTTAAGCCATGCTGAAATGCATTTTCAGCGTGGCTTCAGGATGCTAGGGGTACAATTCAAAAAGAATCCTGACAAGCTTGAGACACAAAGAAAGGAGGTTTGGAAAATATGCGGGGAGATCACCAGACCAATCATGTGTGATGGGTTGGTGTTGGGAGGATTCGTTGGGCGATTGGCCACAACAAGTTATCAGTGGGTTACACTTTAACTTTTAAACAAGGAGAAACATCATGAGTAGACACATTCTTTTCATGGCTGTCGGATTGTTCTTTTTCAGTACCCTCACCCTTTGGGCGCAATTCGAGGATCCAAGACACACCGGCGTCACGACCGTGTCTGCCGCTCAAGAGGCCGTTGATGATTCCCGGGTCTCACTGACCGGAACCATTCTTCGGCAACTGGGAGAAGAACGATATCTCTTCCAGGATTCCACCGGAACCATCATTGTCGAGATCGATCATGAAGATTGGCGCAACGTACCCGTCAATCCCAATACAATTGTCAGAATTTCGGGAGAAGTGGAACGGGATTGGTTAACAAAGGAAATTGATGTGGAACGGGTTGAGGTAATGGCCGCATCCAGTCAGGGCTCTAATCAGTTGCAACGACATGATTCCGATCAGACCGACCCGATTGACGGTGGGCAGACTTCAGGCCGGAGCTAAAATCTGTTCCAACCGTATTGAGGAGGAACTGTCTTTCAAGACTTCACATCCTCCATCAATTGATGGAGGGTGTGAGCAACAGTATCGCCGGAATGTTGACCCTCCTGCATTTTCGGCAACGGGTTTCGACATGCCATGGGAAATGAGCCGATTCACCGAGCAGGTCGTAATTAATTTTTGAGACATTGCAAATGAACATCAGGAGGGTATGGCCGTATGAACCATCAGAAGATCTTATTCGATGCGCTCAACCAAGGAGGACCTATGAACAATTGGTGCATTCCCGACAGATCCCATGGCTGGTATACGCCCGGACAAATATTTACCTGGCTGCAACAACAGCATTTTCAAGTTTTTAGCATTCTGTATAAGGACTCTTGGTATGTGGTTGGGGCCCGTGATCCGGACGGCACATGGGTAGAATTGAAGGCCACACCAAAAACCAGAATCATCATTACGTGGAAATTCCTGGAAAAATCCTGCTGAGATCGTTCGCAGGAAGAATGAGTGGCTGAACGTTGCTGAAAGACGCCGTATGCAGATGAGACGACAAGGAGGCTCGCTTCCCCTCGTTCGCAATTGGCCAGCTTTGGAGGTTTTGCACCTTTTGTTCAAGAAGTTGGGTGAAATGAATAATTTCACGGGCCTACTTGAGGTAGAAGGTGTTTCGAAAAATCTTAAGTCTACGTGTAGGGAATTTGGTCTTTTTTAATGGCTGGACCGAATGCCACATTCATTCATGGACCTCTAACATCTTTTGCGATCATTTCCTTTCATACTAAACTCCCTCCCCGTTTTGCCCTCCGGAGACGCCCCCTGACACAATAAATGCCATGACATCCGCACTTTCTGCCTCCAATGGATGAACTTGTTCTTTGGGAAAGATCAGAATATTTCCCGCAAAATTATAGGATTGCGGGAAATAGACGGCCACATGGTTGAGCAGGCCGAGAAATTCCAAATCCGTTCGAGTCACAAAGCCTACCGCTTCGGCATAACCACCGGGAACCAGAGACACCAGGACCGGCTGATCAAACCGACGCTTTTCCCCCATAAACGCCGCAATCAGATCCTTGAGCGAGGTATAGAGAATTTTGACGAAAGGGGCTTTCACCAACACCCGTTCCAACACATCCAACATTTTTTGCACAAACACGGTGGACGCATATCGGCCGGTCAAGGTGATTAACCCAACCGTGACCAGAAATCCCACACCCGGGATGGGAATATTCAGCCAGCCATCAATGGTCTGGAGCACCAACCACGCCACATACAACGTCGTCACGACCGGCACCAGGATTAAGAGCCCTTCAAAAAAATTCCTGGCCAGATCGTTCATATTAATATTGTCCCAAAATTTGGGTCGTTGTAATTCCATATCAGACTACCCCCATAAAAAAAAGTGAATACCCGCATGCCCAGCTCACCGGACACAGACATTTCGAAACTTCCCATTTTTCCTGCAAAAATCAGGAATAGACAGACCGTCTCCGAATGCAAGAATGTATCCCACGCCAAAAGTCACACAAACGCCGAGCGATGGTCAATATGAAGGATTGTGGGTGGTTACAGGAGACAAGGCAATGCAGTACAATCGGTCCAACACATTCTTAACAGGGAGAGCAGGCATGGCACAAAGCAGTTCGGGAGCGACACCAGCAGCAACCAATTCCCAGGAAACAGAAATTCTCTATGTCGTGATTCAACGGGATGGAAAGCAGGTCAGCGCGAAATGGGGACTCCATCCGAATCTCAAAGAAGAGTTGAAACCCGAAGAGTGGAAAGAGCTGACCGAAGTGATGGGAAAAGTCACCACACTTGTAGGAGGTCGTTTTTCACAAGTCTTGAATAAGGCTGAGGAAGAATCAGGTGGTACTGCGTGAACGAGACTGCCCGATGCGTTGACTCCAGATACTGAAGATTCTCCTGCGCCGGCGGGCAGCGGCATTCTCAATTTCTCTTCCCGTTCGACCCTCCAAGACTCTTCCGGCACGATCTCCTCACAGGCAGCTCAAATTTCGCTTCTGCACGTCGACTCTCCACCGTAAAAGGAAAACGGGGTCGAGAGGAGAGGTGACGCATCGGAATATTCCACTCACTCACAACAGATGGAAGAACCTGCACTGCATGGGTCTGTTGAAAAAAGCCGCCAGCGGCGTTCTCGCCATTTTTCCGTGCTCACGTACTAAGCGTACGCTCCGCGCGCAAAAGCGGCTGCGGCCTTGCTGAACGGACTTTTTTGAACCGACCCGGAGCCTTTGTTGAGTGATCTAATCCTGGGCAAATTTGCCCTTGAACATCTTTATTATTCAACACTCCCCTGCATTTATCGGACGGTGCATTATGCATGCTGACCAAGCAACGAATAGAACAAGCCGTTATGGAGTGGTCACCCTGAGGAAACCGAATGGTCTCGAATAGCCGTGGTCCTTCAACCCGGGCACAGCCCCTTTGTCATTGGATCAGGATGACAGACGGCTTGAAGGGCACTGCAATCACAATTGGCCCATCCAAGATCTAATCATCAAATTAAAATTTTTACCACCTAGAGGTACCCATTTTTCCGAAACCAGGTAACCGCATCCTCAATCGCCCCTTGGGGAGCACTCCGCGGATAATCCAACTCGCGCTGAGCTTTTGAGCAATCGTAATGCTGCATGTGCGCTATCACTTCGAAAAAAAAGGCAGGCACAAAGGGGGGCCGGCGTAAGAAAGAACGTGAAACCCACTCCCCGACCTTGGCTCCCCACCGGGCGAGAGCCAATGGAACCGAAAAAAAAGGAGGCGGCACTCCAACCTCCTGCGCAATGAGTTCGTTCAAGTCCTTTTGTGTCGTATTCCAATTTCCCACCAGATAGCGTTCCCCGACACGACCGCGCTCTGCCGCCCGGATCATGGCCGCAGCCACATCCCGCACATCAATAACATTCACCCGGCCGGGGACATACACCGGCATCCGCCCTTTCGCGATCATGAGAATATGAGTGCCGCTTGTGGGGTGCTGATCGTAGGGACCGAAAAACTCAGTCGGAATCACTACCACTGCGGGAATGCCCTGGTGAACCGATTGCAGAATCTTCTCTTCCATAGCGGCCTTGGCCATGAGATACGGATTGTTTGTATATCGGGTTGAAAATTGGCAGCTTTCATTGGCTGGATAACCGACAGTTTTGGGAAATCCTACAGTCGTGAGCGTACTGGCGAAAACGAGCCGGTCCACCCTGGCCGCACGGACGGCCTCTAACACCAGTG contains:
- a CDS encoding sensor histidine kinase, coding for MKRNTLALRLLILSSVWVVVTLVVVGVLLILLFRSHVERRFDDFLFDQLKGNIAASEISAGSGGLEMTWNPSNLRFHRPLSGWYWEILENGKLVARSRSLWQHTLDVVDPGIGTGLQHQIFRGPAGMPLRGLVENVTLPDSQASFTFVVAGPVSNIDQDVMEFSKMLLITLTALGVGLVSAVFFQIRIGLRPLSRLQQALAETRLGKTARLPESFPGEVQPVVSELNALLDHNAALLERARTQTANLAHALKNPLTVLTNEARAMEGEQGSLMGEQLKNMTHSVHRYLSRARTAGANRFTGIRIPVGTIAEDLRFSMDHLYKGKALNIHLIGLEEISFYGDAQDLEEMLGNIIDNACKWAKQEVQIRGERDGDKWRVIVEDDGPGIPEGQEAVVIQRGRRLDETIPGSGLGLDIVFDIAMLYGGSLHLERSPLGGVRANLELPAVEEQA
- a CDS encoding response regulator transcription factor, whose amino-acid sequence is MRVLVVEDNPQVARQIAQALQRGAYVVDVARDGEEGEFFGQTESYDAVILDLGLPKCEGLTVLQRWRQAGRTMPILILTARDTWREKVLGLRAGADDYLTKPFEVEEVVARIEALIRRAAGHATAVLTWGSVSLDTSSQRVTIYDQPVELTALEFRTLSYFLHHPRAIISKTELTEHIYNQDFDLDSNVIEVLINRLRKKLGASLISTHRGKGYQLTELVHET
- a CDS encoding PepSY domain-containing protein, with the protein product MNVDRLKIPRNEKVFLPWIFGVILFGFISPAYPDDDIPGYQQLKAEVVPVEQLFQKVQKEFEGIIIELELEEEDLRWIYEVKLLTPQGNVLKIDYDARSMAVLKVKGQRDHSP
- a CDS encoding NirD/YgiW/YdeI family stress tolerance protein, yielding MMSRHILFMAVGLFFFSTLTLWAQFEDPRHTGVTTVSAAQEAVDDSRVSLTGTILRQLGEERYLFQDSTGTIIVEIDHEDWRNVPVNPNTIVRISGEVERDWLTKEIDVERVEVMAASSQGSNQLQRHDSDQTDPIDGGQTSGRS
- a CDS encoding DUF502 domain-containing protein, coding for MNDLARNFFEGLLILVPVVTTLYVAWLVLQTIDGWLNIPIPGVGFLVTVGLITLTGRYASTVFVQKMLDVLERVLVKAPFVKILYTSLKDLIAAFMGEKRRFDQPVLVSLVPGGYAEAVGFVTRTDLEFLGLLNHVAVYFPQSYNFAGNILIFPKEQVHPLEAESADVMAFIVSGGVSGGQNGEGV
- a CDS encoding NAD-dependent epimerase/dehydratase family protein, whose protein sequence is MKSLVIGGTGQLGANLVRALLERGDQVRVLHRSTSNTFTIDGLNIERVEGDLNDGESLRLGCEGRDVVYHTAGYYPSETIPVEVAKGQALKETALVLEAVRAARVDRLVFASTLTTVGFPKTVGYPANESCQFSTRYTNNPYLMAKAAMEEKILQSVHQGIPAVVVIPTEFFGPYDQHPTSGTHILMIAKGRMPVYVPGRVNVIDVRDVAAAMIRAAERGRVGERYLVGNWNTTQKDLNELIAQEVGVPPPFFSVPLALARWGAKVGEWVSRSFLRRPPFVPAFFFEVIAHMQHYDCSKAQRELDYPRSAPQGAIEDAVTWFRKNGYL